In Thalassophryne amazonica chromosome 13, fThaAma1.1, whole genome shotgun sequence, the sequence ACATAAGCCAGAGATGTCAGCATCATTTCAAAATATGTGAATTTCTCTTGTAATAAtgttgaaagatttttttttttagacatacgaggtctgttagaaaagtatccgaccttattatttttttcaaaaaccatatggatttgaatcacgtgtgatatcagacatgcttgaaccctcgtgggcatgcaagagttttttcacgcctgtcggttacgtcattcgcctgtgggcagtctttgagtggggagtgacccaccctctcgtcgatttttttcattgtttaggaatggctcagagactgctgctttgtttgatcaaaattttttcaaaactgtaaggcacaactgagtggacaccattcgataaattcagctggtttttggtaaaaagtttaacggctaatgagagattttggtctggtagtgttgctttaaggacggcccacggcgcctgacggcgttctgcgcttcgaggcggcagcgtctcgccgtttcaagttgaaaacttccacatttcaggctctgttgacccagtaagtcgtcagagaacagagaactttcagaagaagtcggcatgaggagtttattcggacattccattgttaacggacattttgtaatgaaagaacttgcgggcagagtcgcatgtcgggccggtcccgaccgcgggggggtcacgacaggaaaaacacctccgttggaaaccttaacgggcaagttggaacatgcccaagctgttaaacaatttctcagttactcacttgttgaaagccatcaaaagccgcctgaattttacaaatggttttcaacacggaggtgtttttcctgtcgtggcgcacacagattcgccgagtcgtcactgaAACAACTCATCacatttgcgcgcatgtctttcattacaaaatgtccttaaacagtggaatgtctgcataaagtcctcatgccggcctcttctgaatcttccctgttctctcacgacgtgctgggtgaattaagccttaaattaggatgttttcaggtcgaaacaggccgacgatggcgcctggaagcgctgcgcaacgtcccgctccgtgggaagtccttacagcgacagaaacaccccataatctctcatcagccgttaaacttttcaccgaaaaccagctaaatttctggaatagtgtccactcgaatattcctcacaggtccagaaaaaattttgataaagcaacgcgcggcgtctcgagcagcgtgtgaaacaaaggaattcagccaagagggctgaaccacatctcactcaaggcctgcccacagggaaatgatgtcaccgatacGCGtttaaaaactcacgcatgcgcacgagggttcaagcatgattggtgtaatcgcacgtcattcaaatccatatagttaaaaacaaaataaaagtgtcggtttcttatctaatagacctcgtatgttttcgTTTTTGTACAATAAGTAtgtgttgagtatattttgtaggcactgtgtgtcactgtctgtatatgtgtgggtgggtgggtcagTGTGTTACTGTCCATGAGCTGTTTTGTATGTTGCTAAAATGTACTCGCTGTTTATTCAGCGACAGTCAGAACTGACACTAGGTGGCACTCTCCCGTTTGCCCCTGCAGGTCTACCTGAGGATGTGCGGCCTCCCGGTGCAGGTGGTTTGCAGAGCAAATGCTGAATACATGTCGCCTTCTGGTTAGTGCACTAGCTGCTGCAGACATGTCatgacattttatttaaaaaattaaatctgAACACGGTTTCTCAGCATTTGGTGTCAACATCCCTCTGTGTTCATCTCAGTACAAAACGATAAATGCAGCCTGTCATATTTTGCAATGTTGATATTTCAGTGTTTGTCATTGTGTGAGTGTTACTTCATGTAATTTGTATTTTGTAGCCAAATTAagtcattttgtttttaaattatgttttacttgctgtattttttttttttttttttttttgaggtagtTTGGAGAAAAACCTGAATGCTGTTCTGAAGCACACTTATTTACACGATCcaaacagcacaacacaactTTCTGAGTATTCTCAGGTTGTCAGATTGACGGCGGGTTTAGTTTGTCACTTCATCTTATAAGTAACCGTATAATCAAAAGATTACTGATGATCTTTGTCTGTGTCTTGTTTTCTAGGTCGGATTCCTTTTATCCACGTAGGGAACCAGGTGGTGTCTGAACTGGGGCCAGTAGTCCAGTTTACCAAAGCTAAGGTAATAATACATTCAGATATTTAAGTTATTTTAATCAGTTTGATTAACCTGTTTAATGTTTATGATTCCCATTGGTATAATGCTCCGTGGAGTTGATTTAGGAATTCCAAGTTTTTATAATTGTTACTTGTAAAAGTTAGTTTAATGTAGAATATAAGTCATTTTCATTGTATTTAAGCAAAAACTGATTGATTTATTAGCTGTCAGCCGTTTGTCCGGATCGCGGTGGCAGCAGGGCAAGCAGCTCAACCcttacttccctatcctcagccaagtcctgtaactcttcccaagggatcccaaggtgttcccaagccatatgggaaatataatctctccagcgtatcctgggccttccctggggcctcctcccggttggacgtgcctggaagccCTCCTgagggagacgaccagggagcatcctcaccaggtgccagaaccacctcagctgtccGAGTCCTTctcagatagtcaagcttctcaccatgtccaggagtgtaagcccagatacctgacggaggaatctcatttctgccgcttgtatccgtgatcttattctttcattacccaaagttcatgaccataggtgaggataactgtaaatcgactggtaaattgagacccTCACCTTCTGGCTCGGCTCCTTCTTTACCATGGCTGTCCGGTACAACATCTGTAAAATTTCAGATGCTGCCCCAATcagtctatcaatctcacactccaactctcccccactcgtgaacatgacccagagatacttcaactcctccacttggggcagtaactctcccctcacCCAGAGGAGACAATCTACCTTTTTCTGACAGAgggccatggtctcagatttagaggtgtggattctcatcccagtcggtctcaaacctgctcagtgtgtaTTTGAGGTCAccagctgatgaagccaacagaaccacatcatctgcaaaagcagAGATGCAGCTCGGGAGGTCACCTAACCGGACACACTTTAGTCCCTGACTgagccttgaaatcctgtccatgaacatcacaaacaggattggtgactaggggcagccctggtggagtccatCTCCCATCTGAAACAGGTCTTATGTAATGCTGAGAATGCGGACACAGCTCCTGCTTTGATCATATAGAGAACATAGCGCATGTTGCAGCGAATCCAGTACTCCATAGTCACACAGCACCCCCACAGGATACCGTACGCCTTTCCCAAAGTCCACAAAACGTGTCTGGCTGTTTGGTCACACTCTCAAGACCTCCTCCAAAATCCTTGTGAGGTTAAAGAGCTGGTCCATCGCTCCATGACAAGGATGCAACTCGCATtgttcctcctgaatctgaggttcaggaggaacaagtgattgtcacattaatttttaaaaaaataatcagctttatttgTGTAGCACTTTCTAGTGCAGGTTGCACATTTCAGTACTTTTACAATTAAAATAACACATCTGTGAATAATGGTACACTAAAAACCGAACACAATAAACGAAACTAAAAATATCCATAATTAACATAAAAATCAACCATTTTTTTCTTAGGTCAGTAaaatttgagaaaagagtaaaaaCTAACACCCATCAGTTTGTCTAACACCTGAAACATCTTCAGATTATTTTTGTCAAACCAATGTTCTATAATACAGAAATATTTTGTTGGATTTTGTCAACTTTAGTCACTAAGAATACAAAGACTAACATATTTGTCTTATTAATTTATAATTTTGTTTAATAATAATTTCATATATTTGATACTGataagtgtgtatatatatatatatatatatatatatatatatatatatatatatatatatatattattgcaaAAAGATAAAAGTAATAACTTGTATTTAAATTAATTATGGGAAATTAGATGATATAAGATGGCTATTAATGAAAGTCGTATGGAGTAGAGGTGGGAATAAATAAGTTCTGTGCTTCTTCTCACTCCTTTCTGTGGGTTTATGCTTTTCATTGTACGTATGTGCACTCATTTGTAAGAGTTCATTTTTATTGTTTCCATGTTCAAGATAATCTTCAGTCAGTCGAGCTGTTCTGTTCTCTGTGTGAAACGGCTCAAACTCTTCTAAACAGAGAAGGAGAAACAAGACGCTGGAATAAGTTAAAATTTTGTTGTTGAATAAACAATTTAAAACCATGATTTGATAATTAAATATtgcagtttatttaaaaaaactgatttaaGCTGTATTTTTGGGTTTTAGGGTCATTCGCTGAGCGACGGATTAGATGACGTTCAGAGAGCTGAAATGAAGGCGTACATGGAGTTGGTTAATAATATGCTGTTTACCGCTGAGGTAAcaaacctgttgtgcacattctcaAACATTTTTCTGCAGTTCGCcacgtttgttttttttcttccgtCCGTTTGCAGTTATACATCCAGTGGTGTGATGACGGAACAGCTGCCGAGGTGTGTGTCTGAGTTTCTTATATGTCGTTCAGTGATTGTTGCCTCTCGGTTACATGTGCACTTTGTTTTCTGTAGATCTCTCGGCCGAGGTACAGCAGTCCGTACTCGTGGCCTCTCAACAGAATCTTGGCCTATCAGAAGCAGTGGGAGGTTCAGAGGAAGATGAATGCCATCGGCTGGGGAGGAAAAACACTTGAGCAGGTTAGCAACTGCTTCGCAACAGGGATCCCACCAACATTAGTTTAACTGGTTTCAGTTCATGTGCTGTGAATAGTCACGACTGATTAGGTCTGGACAGTAGTGgggacagctaaccaaaaagttagctttgataaccgttaatccgctaactgaaaagttaacttttagaaagctaaaccgataaacccctaaacaaTTTAGTGgacgttacagctaaaagctaaaccgataacttttagtattgacttcagtacactggcagctactgtcaCAACAACGAACCAGCGCTTCTGtctaagatcagccttctctgagagagagagagagaatgagagagagagagagagagagagagaatgagagagagagagaatgagagagagagagagagagaatgagagagagaatgagagagagaatgagagagagaatatgagagagagagaatatgagagagagagaatatgagagagagagaatatgagagagagagaatatgagagagagagaatatgagagagagagaatgagagagagagaatatgagagagagagaatgagagagagagaatgagagagagagaatatgagagagagaatatgagagagagaatatgagagagagagaatatgagagagagagaatatgagAGAGAGAATATGAGAGagaatatgagagagagagaatgagagagagagagaatgagagagaatataagagagagagagagagaatgagagagagagaatgagagagaatgagagaatatgagagagagagaatgagagagagagaatgagagagaatgagagaatatgagagagagagaatgagagagaatgagagaatatgagagagagagagaatgagagagagagagagagaatgagagagaatataagagagagagagagaatgagagagaatataagagagagagagagagaatgagagagaatataagagagagagaga encodes:
- the mtx2 gene encoding metaxin-2 — encoded protein: MSLAAEAFVSQMAAAEPWPENATLYQPLKEDQILLSDCASSLAVQVYLRMCGLPVQVVCRANAEYMSPSGRIPFIHVGNQVVSELGPVVQFTKAKGHSLSDGLDDVQRAEMKAYMELVNNMLFTAELYIQWCDDGTAAEISRPRYSSPYSWPLNRILAYQKQWEVQRKMNAIGWGGKTLEQVYEDVSQCCQALSQRLGTQPYFFNKQPTELDALVFGHLFTILTTTLTNAELAERVRSFSNLLSFCRRIEQSYFEGKSS